The following proteins come from a genomic window of Thermodesulfobacteriota bacterium:
- a CDS encoding ABC transporter permease subunit, with protein sequence MSAQTRPKVTKDDRKDQQAASKSAGLKRRRLADLIGRIVVTAGGIGIVLSILAILVFIALEVVPLWKSVRSELVGTYVLSESPGLASYFLDYSPSTSEFPFLATGADEYREVGFMITRDGHIHFLSLKDGKTINDLPLSKIEGQKVLSVFVSSINRIYALGTEDGYILPVKVNFDVRFTDDGKRIIDPRVIEEEPIQISTLPLTKVAFQEKNDEAIGAAAVTSDQKLLLFSQEESTSLLGDSEKEQHLQDLTPNLAGDKVTTMELDNALDNLYVGTEEGKLFHWDITDRSNPELVDIVDATGNSNTAITALASLLGDRSLIVGDEAGDVSVWFQVEDPTSPKGKRLKKIHVLDSLEIPITAISPSARNRVFLAADQEGEIVLYHATSVQKLLQLNADKEKINALSFSPKANGFLAIDQKGKLYNWRIDVPHPETTLKTLFGKVWYEGYSKPEYVWQSTGGTDDFEPKFSLTPLAFGTLKGAFYALFFAIPLSILGAICVSQFMHPSLRNTIKPVIEIMAALPSVVLGFFAGLWLAPHIEKIVPAVFLMPLVITILTLLSVFVWQYAPKSLKGRFMDGTELFLLIPIIILGVFISLWLNAPMENLLLGGDYKGWLYNVLGLQYDQRNALIVGFAMGFAVIPIIFTISEDALSSVPKNLTAGSFALGANRWQTAVKVILPTASAGIFSAVMIGLGRAVGETMIVLMATGNTPLMDWSIFNGFRALSANIAVEIPEAPLGGTLYRVLFLAALLLFLVTFIVNTAAELVRQRLRRKYGQL encoded by the coding sequence ATGTCCGCACAAACGAGACCCAAGGTAACGAAAGATGACAGAAAAGATCAACAAGCCGCCTCGAAGTCAGCAGGACTCAAACGCAGGCGACTTGCTGATCTTATTGGACGCATTGTCGTAACAGCCGGCGGTATTGGAATCGTACTCAGTATACTGGCCATACTCGTCTTCATTGCGCTCGAGGTAGTCCCACTCTGGAAAAGCGTAAGGTCCGAGCTTGTTGGCACATATGTCCTCAGTGAATCGCCCGGACTCGCCTCTTACTTTCTAGACTATTCGCCTTCGACATCAGAGTTCCCATTCCTGGCAACAGGCGCAGATGAGTACCGTGAAGTTGGATTTATGATAACAAGAGACGGGCATATTCACTTCTTGTCCTTGAAAGACGGGAAAACAATTAACGACCTACCATTATCGAAAATAGAAGGACAGAAGGTACTCTCCGTTTTCGTGTCTTCTATCAACCGAATATATGCATTGGGAACAGAGGACGGTTACATATTGCCTGTTAAAGTTAATTTCGACGTAAGATTCACAGATGATGGAAAAAGAATAATTGATCCCAGGGTTATTGAAGAGGAACCTATACAAATAAGTACTCTTCCCTTAACGAAAGTAGCCTTTCAGGAAAAAAATGATGAAGCCATTGGAGCCGCGGCTGTTACTTCAGATCAGAAGCTACTACTATTCTCGCAAGAGGAAAGTACTTCACTATTAGGAGATAGCGAGAAAGAGCAACATTTACAGGATCTAACGCCAAACCTAGCTGGTGACAAAGTCACAACTATGGAGCTTGACAATGCGTTGGATAACCTATACGTAGGAACAGAAGAAGGAAAGCTATTTCATTGGGATATAACTGATAGAAGTAATCCTGAGTTAGTGGATATTGTGGATGCAACCGGCAATTCAAATACGGCAATAACGGCACTCGCCTCCCTCCTAGGAGACCGTTCATTAATAGTTGGTGACGAGGCAGGAGATGTCTCCGTTTGGTTCCAGGTAGAGGATCCAACTTCGCCAAAAGGGAAAAGGCTTAAGAAAATCCACGTCTTAGATTCACTGGAAATTCCAATTACCGCTATCTCACCCTCTGCAAGAAATAGGGTCTTTCTGGCGGCGGATCAAGAAGGCGAGATAGTCTTATACCATGCAACCTCTGTACAAAAATTACTACAATTAAATGCTGACAAAGAGAAAATTAATGCGCTATCGTTTTCCCCAAAGGCCAATGGCTTTCTCGCAATAGACCAGAAGGGAAAATTGTACAACTGGCGTATAGATGTTCCTCATCCTGAAACGACTCTTAAAACGCTTTTTGGTAAAGTTTGGTACGAGGGCTATTCTAAGCCGGAATATGTATGGCAATCAACGGGAGGAACAGATGATTTCGAACCCAAGTTTAGTCTGACCCCTCTTGCCTTCGGAACATTAAAAGGAGCATTCTACGCACTTTTCTTTGCAATACCTTTATCAATACTCGGAGCAATTTGTGTGTCACAATTCATGCATCCATCTCTCAGGAACACTATAAAACCTGTTATTGAGATCATGGCAGCCTTACCAAGTGTCGTTTTAGGATTCTTTGCCGGCCTCTGGTTAGCTCCCCATATCGAGAAGATTGTGCCCGCTGTTTTTTTGATGCCGCTAGTCATTACTATCCTTACCCTGTTAAGCGTTTTTGTCTGGCAATATGCTCCTAAATCACTCAAGGGAAGATTTATGGACGGCACTGAGCTTTTCCTCCTTATTCCAATAATAATCCTAGGGGTGTTTATAAGTCTCTGGCTTAATGCACCGATGGAAAACCTACTCTTAGGTGGAGATTACAAAGGGTGGTTGTATAACGTGCTAGGTTTACAATATGATCAAAGAAATGCATTAATTGTTGGGTTCGCAATGGGATTTGCAGTCATCCCAATTATCTTCACCATCTCGGAAGATGCATTATCCAGCGTACCTAAGAATCTTACAGCCGGTTCTTTCGCACTAGGAGCCAACAGGTGGCAAACCGCTGTAAAGGTTATTTTACCGACTGCAAGTGCGGGAATATTTTCTGCCGTGATGATAGGGCTCGGAAGGGCAGTAGGTGAAACGATGATCGTGCTGATGGCTACCGGGAATACACCACTGATGGATTGGAGTATCTTCAACGGATTCAGGGCCCTATCTGCGAATATAGCGGTTGAAATACCTGAGGCGCCGTTAGGAGGTACTCTTTACAGGGTATTATTTCTTGCAGCCCTTCTCCTTTTCCTCGTCACCTTCATTGTGAATACCGCTGCCGAATTAGTCAGGCAGAGACTCAGAAGGAAATACGGGCAGCTATGA
- a CDS encoding phosphate ABC transporter substrate-binding protein PstS family protein, with protein MVTTLGFILILDLSSVTAQEAVKVDPDIPAYGKVSGVSGNISSIGSDTMNNLMTLWCEGFGKNYPNVKCQIEGKGSSTAPPALIEGTAQFGPMSREMKSTEIDDFEKKFGYKPTQISTAIDTLAVYVNKDNPIECISMVQVDEIFSKGRTCGGTEDIKTWGQLGLKGDWADRPIGMFGRNSASGTYGYFKEHALCKGDYKDTVKEQPGSASVVQGVAEDRFAIGYSGIGYKTSGVRAVPLSKKGGQCAEPNLENVLNNSYPLGRFLYLYVNKNPNKPLDPLREEFIKFILSKGGQEVVVKDGYDPLPGKIAAKELARIQ; from the coding sequence ATGGTTACTACTCTAGGGTTCATTCTAATACTAGACCTTTCATCAGTAACTGCCCAGGAGGCGGTAAAAGTTGATCCTGACATTCCAGCGTACGGTAAGGTAAGCGGTGTATCAGGCAATATCAGCAGTATTGGCTCTGACACGATGAATAATCTCATGACATTATGGTGTGAAGGGTTCGGTAAAAATTACCCCAATGTAAAATGTCAGATAGAGGGAAAGGGATCAAGCACCGCACCGCCGGCGCTCATCGAGGGAACCGCACAATTCGGCCCCATGTCCCGTGAAATGAAGAGTACAGAAATCGACGACTTCGAAAAGAAGTTTGGTTATAAACCGACCCAGATCAGCACAGCAATTGACACATTGGCAGTTTATGTCAACAAAGATAATCCTATAGAATGCATAAGCATGGTTCAGGTCGACGAAATTTTCTCGAAGGGGAGGACATGCGGGGGCACCGAAGACATAAAAACTTGGGGTCAACTCGGACTAAAAGGTGATTGGGCTGATCGTCCCATAGGTATGTTTGGCAGGAATTCGGCCTCCGGTACCTACGGTTATTTCAAGGAGCACGCACTCTGCAAAGGCGATTACAAAGACACGGTAAAGGAGCAGCCGGGATCCGCTTCGGTTGTCCAGGGAGTTGCGGAAGACCGATTCGCAATAGGTTACAGTGGCATCGGATATAAAACTTCGGGAGTCCGAGCAGTACCACTTTCAAAAAAGGGCGGGCAGTGCGCAGAACCGAATCTGGAAAACGTACTGAATAATTCCTATCCTCTCGGAAGATTTCTATATTTATATGTCAACAAAAACCCAAACAAACCCCTCGATCCGCTGCGTGAGGAATTCATAAAATTCATACTGTCCAAAGGAGGTCAGGAAGTAGTGGTTAAGGATGGATACGACCCACTTCCGGGAAAGATCGCGGCAAAAGAGCTTGCAAGGATTCAATAG